One region of Salinibacterium sp. TMP30 genomic DNA includes:
- a CDS encoding phosphoglycerate kinase, translating to MSLRTLSALSDLRGKRVIVRCDLNVPLKDGRITDDGRIRASLPTLNALINEGARVVIVSHLGRPNGEPDAQYSLEPVAQRLSELLGKAVVFAKDSVGHAAEQAVAELEDCGVALLENLRFNSGETSKSETKREEFASKLARFGDAFVSDGFGVVHRKQASVFELAKILPSAAGLLIETELDVLERLTVTPERPYTVVLGGSKVSDKLDVIGSLLPRVDSLLVGGGMLFTFLAAQGHKVGASLLETDQLETVTKYLAQAKELGVEIILPSDVVVAESFGPDAAHVVTAADQIESTKFGSAGIGLDIGPETAARFADVIRASRTVFWNGPMGVFEFPAFAAGTLAIAKALTETEGFGVVGGGDSAAAVRALGFDDDQFGHISTGGGASLEFLEGKPLPGLEVLGWQI from the coding sequence ATGAGCCTCAGAACTCTTTCCGCGCTATCGGATCTCCGTGGTAAGCGCGTCATCGTGCGTTGCGACCTGAACGTGCCTCTCAAAGACGGCCGAATTACGGACGATGGCAGAATTCGCGCTTCGCTGCCGACCCTTAACGCGCTCATTAACGAGGGTGCACGTGTCGTTATCGTGTCGCACTTGGGCCGGCCCAATGGCGAACCAGATGCGCAGTACAGCTTGGAACCGGTCGCACAGCGGCTTTCGGAGCTTCTCGGTAAGGCTGTCGTGTTCGCCAAGGACAGCGTTGGTCACGCGGCAGAGCAAGCCGTTGCCGAGCTCGAAGACTGCGGCGTAGCGCTACTAGAGAATCTGAGATTCAATTCAGGTGAAACATCCAAGTCAGAGACGAAACGCGAAGAGTTTGCTAGCAAACTCGCTCGCTTTGGCGACGCGTTCGTCTCTGACGGTTTCGGTGTCGTTCACCGCAAGCAAGCTAGCGTTTTCGAACTAGCAAAAATTTTGCCCAGCGCAGCCGGATTGCTTATCGAGACCGAACTCGACGTTCTCGAACGCTTGACGGTAACGCCTGAGCGACCGTACACGGTGGTACTAGGCGGGTCCAAGGTATCCGACAAGCTCGATGTCATCGGATCCCTTCTCCCACGCGTAGATTCACTCCTCGTCGGTGGGGGGATGCTCTTCACCTTCCTGGCCGCTCAGGGGCACAAAGTTGGTGCGAGCTTGCTCGAGACAGATCAGCTTGAGACGGTCACGAAATATCTCGCGCAGGCGAAGGAGCTCGGTGTCGAGATCATTCTCCCCTCCGATGTCGTCGTAGCCGAGTCGTTCGGTCCTGATGCCGCCCACGTTGTGACGGCTGCCGATCAGATCGAGAGCACTAAGTTTGGTTCCGCTGGAATTGGCCTCGATATCGGCCCCGAAACCGCAGCACGATTTGCCGATGTCATTCGAGCATCTAGGACGGTGTTCTGGAATGGCCCCATGGGCGTTTTTGAATTCCCCGCGTTTGCTGCTGGAACATTAGCGATCGCCAAGGCATTGACTGAGACTGAAGGATTCGGAGTAGTCGGTGGAGGCGACTCTGCTGCTGCCGTTCGAGCACTAGGTTTTGACGACGACCAATTTGGTCACATTTCTACGGGTGGTGGAGCGAGCCTTGAGTTCCTCGAAGGTAAGCCGCTCCCCGGACTGGAGGTCCTCGGATGGCAAATTTGA